One genomic region from Natrinema caseinilyticum encodes:
- a CDS encoding VOC family protein, with protein MKALSAHHVGLTVADLEATLAFYRDVLDLSIADRFSVGGEAFADAVGVEGARADFAHLEADGIRIELVEYDPAARAAPATGLNQPGAAHVGLSVEDLDAFYASLPEDVPTISDPRTTESGTRILFLRDPEGNLIEVLETDSSR; from the coding sequence ATGAAAGCGCTCAGCGCACACCACGTCGGGCTTACCGTCGCCGATCTCGAGGCAACGCTCGCGTTCTATCGGGACGTCCTCGACCTTTCGATCGCCGATCGATTCAGCGTCGGCGGCGAGGCCTTCGCCGACGCCGTCGGCGTTGAGGGGGCACGCGCCGACTTCGCTCACCTCGAGGCGGACGGCATTCGGATCGAACTCGTCGAGTACGACCCCGCAGCGCGAGCCGCTCCGGCGACGGGACTGAACCAGCCCGGAGCGGCACACGTCGGCCTCTCCGTCGAGGACCTCGACGCGTTCTACGCGTCTCTGCCCGAGGACGTACCGACGATCAGCGACCCCCGAACGACCGAGAGCGGCACCCGAATCCTGTTCCTTCGCGACCCCGAGGGGAACCTGATCGAGGTACTCGAGACCGATAGTAGTCGTTGA
- the pyrF gene encoding orotidine-5'-phosphate decarboxylase: protein MNFFDRLHDRIRTVDSVVSVGLDPDPSRIPDHLREYDLPRWAFNRRIIDATHEHAAVFKPNAAFYEDPDGWRALEETIAYAHGKDVPVLLDAKRADIGNTTRQYARMLETVDAITVNPYMGRDSLQPFLADEEAGVFVLCRTSNPGGADIQDLELETGEPVYERVAALADLWNENDNVGLVVGATQPAELEELREQVPDIPFLVPGIGAQGGDAEAAVEFGLADGVGLINSSRGIIFAGEEDGEEFAKASGQAAKRLKKRLNRYRGK, encoded by the coding sequence ATGAACTTCTTCGACCGCTTGCACGACCGCATTCGGACGGTCGACAGCGTCGTCTCCGTCGGCCTCGATCCCGATCCGTCCCGAATCCCCGACCACCTCCGGGAGTACGACCTGCCGCGGTGGGCGTTCAACCGGCGCATCATCGACGCAACGCACGAACACGCGGCCGTCTTCAAGCCGAACGCAGCCTTCTACGAGGATCCCGACGGGTGGCGCGCCCTCGAGGAAACGATCGCCTACGCTCACGGCAAGGACGTGCCCGTCTTGCTCGACGCCAAGCGCGCCGACATCGGGAACACGACCCGGCAGTACGCACGGATGCTCGAGACCGTCGACGCGATCACCGTCAATCCCTACATGGGGCGAGACTCCCTGCAACCGTTCCTGGCGGACGAGGAAGCCGGCGTCTTCGTACTCTGTCGGACCTCGAACCCGGGCGGGGCCGACATTCAGGACCTCGAACTCGAGACCGGCGAACCGGTCTACGAGCGGGTCGCGGCCCTGGCGGATCTCTGGAACGAAAACGACAACGTCGGGCTCGTGGTCGGCGCGACCCAGCCCGCCGAACTCGAGGAACTGCGCGAACAGGTCCCCGACATTCCCTTCCTCGTCCCCGGCATCGGGGCGCAGGGTGGCGACGCCGAGGCGGCCGTCGAGTTCGGTCTGGCCGACGGGGTCGGGCTGATCAACTCCTCGCGCGGGATCATCTTCGCTGGGGAGGAAGACGGCGAGGAGTTCGCGAAGGCCAGCGGCCAGGCCGCAAAGCGGCTCAAAAAACGGCTCAACCGATACCGGGGGAAGTAG